The following coding sequences lie in one Phycicoccus duodecadis genomic window:
- the secA gene encoding preprotein translocase subunit SecA — MKIVEKLLRAGEGRILKKLDNIAAQVNAIEEDFAKLTDAELRAETDTFKKRLADGETLDDILPEAFAAVREASKRTIGKRHFDVQLMGGAALHLGNVAEMKTGEGKTLVATLPSYLNALSGKGVHVITVNDYLAEYQSELMGRVHRFLGLETGCILASMNPEQRRAEYAKDITYGTNNEFGFDYLRDNMAWSTEELVQRGHNFCIVDEVDSILIDEARTPLIISGPADAPTKWYQEFARMAARLERGELESGRGDYEVDEKKKTVGVLERGIDKVEDHLGIDNLYESANTPLIGYLNNAIKAKELFQRDKDYVVMNGEVLIVDEHTGRMLAGRRYNEGMHQAIEAKEGVEIKNENQTLATITLQNYFRMYDKLSGMTGTAMTEAAELNSIYGLGVVPIPTNRAMIRRDEADLVYRTEEAKYRAVVDDIVERHEQGQPVLVGTVSVEKSEYLSEQLRRRGVRHEVLNAKHHEREAAIVADAGRKGAVTVATNMAGRGTDIMLGGNPEFRAVAALKERGLDPHETPEEYEAAWDAALEAAEAAVAAEHEEVTELGGLYVLGTERHESRRIDNQLRGRSGRQGDPGESRFYLSLEDHLMRLFNAGLVDRVMTTAKLEDDQPIESKMVSRSIQSAQAQVEAQNFEIRKNVLKYDDVLNRQRTVIYDERRRVVEGEDLHEQLRFFVNDVVEGYIDAETSEGFAEDWNLERLWGALRAVYPISITPEQLEEAAGGRAGLTAEMLKEEILSDAHRAYDEREETLGEEVMREVERRVMLSVLDRKWREHLYEMDYLQEGIGLRAMAQRDPLVEYQREGFLLWQAMNESVKEESVGLLFHVDVKVDEPQDTPAVEPMHVSQMLGAMAGGGQALADSPTGDVMTDEPEPSVAHAGHGHDDDAPQVEVSGVGVGRPRTGRLHYSAPTETGEVEVRDEGQSVGLTEEELASTPKNAPCPCGSGKKFKMCHGRH, encoded by the coding sequence GTGAAGATCGTCGAGAAGCTGCTGCGTGCCGGTGAGGGGCGCATCCTCAAGAAGCTCGACAACATCGCGGCGCAGGTCAACGCGATCGAGGAGGACTTCGCCAAGCTCACCGACGCCGAGCTGCGGGCCGAGACCGACACCTTCAAGAAGCGCCTGGCCGACGGCGAGACCCTCGACGACATCCTGCCCGAGGCCTTCGCCGCCGTCCGCGAGGCGAGCAAGCGCACCATCGGCAAGCGCCACTTCGACGTGCAGCTGATGGGCGGGGCGGCCCTGCACCTCGGGAACGTCGCCGAGATGAAGACCGGTGAGGGCAAGACCCTGGTGGCGACGCTGCCCAGCTACCTGAACGCCCTCTCGGGCAAGGGCGTCCACGTCATCACCGTCAACGACTACCTGGCCGAGTACCAGTCCGAGCTGATGGGCCGCGTGCACCGCTTCCTGGGCCTCGAGACCGGCTGCATCCTGGCCTCGATGAACCCCGAGCAGCGCCGCGCCGAGTACGCCAAGGACATCACCTACGGCACCAACAACGAGTTCGGGTTCGACTACCTGCGCGACAACATGGCGTGGTCGACCGAAGAGCTCGTGCAGCGCGGCCACAACTTCTGCATCGTCGACGAGGTCGACTCCATCCTCATCGACGAGGCCCGCACGCCGCTGATCATCTCGGGCCCGGCCGACGCGCCGACCAAGTGGTACCAGGAGTTCGCCCGCATGGCGGCCCGCCTCGAGCGCGGCGAGCTCGAGTCCGGGCGCGGTGACTACGAGGTCGACGAGAAGAAGAAGACCGTCGGCGTCCTCGAGCGGGGCATCGACAAGGTCGAGGACCACCTCGGCATCGACAACCTCTACGAGTCGGCCAACACCCCGCTCATCGGCTACCTGAACAACGCCATCAAGGCCAAGGAGCTGTTCCAGCGCGACAAGGACTACGTCGTGATGAACGGTGAGGTCCTGATCGTCGACGAGCACACCGGGCGCATGCTGGCCGGGCGCCGCTACAACGAGGGCATGCACCAGGCGATCGAGGCCAAGGAGGGGGTCGAGATCAAGAACGAGAACCAGACCCTCGCCACGATCACCCTCCAGAACTACTTCCGCATGTACGACAAGCTCTCGGGCATGACCGGCACGGCCATGACCGAGGCCGCCGAGCTCAACTCGATCTACGGCCTGGGCGTCGTGCCGATCCCGACCAACCGCGCGATGATCCGGCGCGACGAGGCCGACCTGGTGTACCGCACCGAGGAGGCCAAGTACCGGGCCGTGGTCGACGACATCGTCGAGCGCCACGAGCAGGGCCAGCCCGTGCTCGTCGGCACCGTCTCGGTCGAGAAGTCCGAGTACCTGTCCGAGCAGCTGCGCCGCCGCGGGGTGCGCCACGAGGTCCTCAACGCCAAGCACCACGAGCGTGAGGCCGCGATCGTCGCCGACGCCGGCCGCAAGGGCGCCGTCACCGTCGCCACCAACATGGCCGGTCGAGGCACCGACATCATGCTCGGCGGCAACCCGGAGTTCCGGGCCGTCGCGGCCCTGAAGGAGCGCGGCCTCGACCCCCACGAGACGCCCGAGGAGTACGAGGCCGCCTGGGACGCGGCGCTCGAGGCCGCCGAGGCCGCGGTCGCCGCGGAGCACGAGGAGGTCACCGAGCTCGGGGGGCTCTACGTCCTCGGCACCGAGCGGCACGAGTCGCGCCGCATCGACAACCAGCTGCGCGGCCGCTCCGGCCGCCAGGGCGACCCGGGCGAGTCGCGGTTCTACCTCTCGCTCGAGGACCACCTGATGCGGCTGTTCAACGCCGGGCTGGTCGACCGGGTGATGACCACCGCCAAGCTCGAGGACGACCAGCCCATCGAGTCCAAGATGGTGTCGCGCTCGATCCAGTCGGCCCAGGCCCAGGTCGAGGCGCAGAACTTCGAGATCCGCAAGAACGTCCTCAAGTACGACGACGTCCTCAACCGCCAGCGCACCGTCATCTACGACGAGCGCCGCCGCGTGGTCGAGGGCGAGGACCTGCACGAGCAGCTGCGCTTCTTCGTCAACGACGTGGTCGAGGGCTACATCGACGCCGAGACCTCCGAGGGCTTCGCCGAGGACTGGAACCTCGAGCGGCTCTGGGGCGCCCTGCGCGCCGTCTACCCCATCTCGATCACCCCCGAGCAGCTCGAGGAGGCCGCCGGCGGCCGCGCCGGGCTCACCGCCGAGATGCTCAAGGAGGAGATCCTCAGCGATGCGCACCGCGCCTACGACGAGCGGGAGGAGACCCTCGGCGAGGAGGTCATGCGCGAGGTCGAGCGGCGCGTCATGCTCTCGGTCCTGGACCGCAAGTGGCGTGAGCACCTGTACGAGATGGACTACCTCCAGGAGGGCATCGGCCTGCGGGCGATGGCCCAGCGCGACCCGCTCGTCGAGTACCAGCGCGAGGGTTTCCTGCTCTGGCAGGCGATGAACGAGTCCGTCAAGGAGGAGTCCGTCGGGCTGCTCTTCCACGTCGACGTCAAGGTCGACGAGCCGCAGGACACCCCGGCCGTCGAGCCGATGCACGTCTCGCAGATGCTCGGCGCGATGGCCGGTGGCGGGCAGGCCCTGGCCGACAGCCCCACCGGCGACGTCATGACCGACGAGCCCGAGCCGTCCGTGGCCCACGCCGGGCACGGGCACGACGACGATGCCCCGCAAGTCGAGGTGTCCGGGGTCGGCGTCGGCCGCCCGCGGACCGGCCGGCTGCACTACTCGGCCCCCACCGAGACCGGCGAGGTCGAGGTGCGCGACGAGGGTCAGAGCGTCGGGCTCACCGAGGAGGAGCTCGCGTCGACGCCCAAGAACGCGCCCTGCCCGTGCGGCTCGGGCAAGAAGTTCAAGATGTGCCACGGCCGCCACTGA